In Nitrospirota bacterium, one genomic interval encodes:
- the argS gene encoding arginine--tRNA ligase has product MKETLTDILLNALARAKEKGELKLETQPAVTLETPREKSHGDLATTLALTMAKSEAKPPRKIAEIIVSNIRDEAGIIDRTEIAGPGFINFIFKQDRWKQTLFDIEAEGGRYGLRDIGRGKKVLVEFVSANPTGPLHVGHGRGAAIGDALANLLSAVGFAVTREFYINDAGRQVKLLALSVYSRYQQALGNNVPFPEDGYHGTYIEEIAQGFIKLHGKRYLKAPFDDCTEAFADFGKETMLADIRTDLESFGVRFDTWFSEASLLKDGSVQRSLDELMESRNLYDQDGALWLRSTTFGDDKDRVVVKKDKSYTYLATDIAYHRNKLGRGFTSLVNIWGADHHGYIPRVQAVIQAFGHPKDSLHVLLVQLVAILRHGQPVPMSKRAGTFVTLRDVVQDVGADAARFIFLTRRSDSHLDFDLDVAKEQSRENPVYYVQYAHARLASLMREAESRGIVVPAKDAVTIDLLDLEEEQNIIKSLAKYPEVIEDAALAYEPHRLTFYLQDLAGLLHNYYFKHRVITEDRGRTGARLFLMKQVKTVIQSALRILGVNAPERM; this is encoded by the coding sequence ATGAAAGAAACCCTTACGGACATCCTGCTCAACGCCCTTGCGCGGGCCAAAGAGAAGGGAGAACTCAAGCTCGAAACACAGCCTGCGGTCACGCTTGAAACGCCGAGGGAGAAGAGCCACGGCGACCTCGCCACGACCCTCGCCCTGACCATGGCAAAGTCCGAGGCGAAGCCTCCCCGGAAGATCGCCGAGATCATCGTGAGCAACATCCGGGACGAGGCCGGGATCATCGACCGGACCGAGATCGCGGGCCCCGGGTTCATCAATTTCATCTTCAAGCAGGACCGGTGGAAACAGACGCTCTTTGATATCGAGGCCGAAGGCGGGCGCTACGGCCTCCGGGACATCGGCAGGGGCAAGAAGGTGCTCGTGGAATTCGTGAGCGCCAACCCGACGGGCCCGCTCCATGTGGGGCACGGAAGGGGAGCCGCGATCGGCGACGCCCTTGCGAACCTGCTCTCGGCCGTCGGGTTTGCTGTAACGCGGGAATTCTACATCAACGACGCGGGCAGGCAGGTGAAGCTCCTGGCGCTCTCGGTCTACAGCCGGTACCAGCAGGCGCTCGGCAATAACGTGCCTTTTCCCGAGGACGGGTACCATGGGACCTACATCGAAGAGATCGCCCAGGGTTTCATCAAGCTCCACGGGAAACGCTACCTGAAGGCGCCCTTTGATGACTGCACCGAGGCGTTCGCTGATTTTGGCAAGGAAACGATGCTGGCGGACATCCGGACGGATCTGGAATCCTTCGGCGTCCGGTTCGACACCTGGTTCAGCGAAGCGTCGCTCCTGAAGGACGGCTCGGTCCAGAGATCGCTGGATGAGCTGATGGAAAGCAGGAACCTCTACGACCAGGACGGTGCGCTTTGGCTCCGGTCGACCACCTTCGGCGACGACAAGGACCGGGTAGTGGTCAAGAAGGACAAGAGCTACACCTACCTTGCCACGGACATCGCCTATCACCGGAACAAGCTGGGGCGCGGTTTTACCTCGCTGGTGAACATCTGGGGCGCGGACCATCACGGTTATATCCCGCGGGTCCAGGCTGTGATCCAGGCCTTCGGCCATCCGAAAGACTCGCTCCACGTGCTGCTCGTGCAGCTTGTCGCGATCCTCCGGCACGGCCAGCCGGTGCCCATGTCGAAGCGGGCAGGCACGTTCGTCACGCTGCGCGACGTAGTCCAGGATGTGGGCGCCGATGCAGCGCGTTTCATCTTCCTGACGCGCCGGTCGGACAGCCACCTGGATTTCGATCTGGACGTTGCCAAGGAGCAGTCCCGCGAGAACCCGGTGTACTACGTTCAGTACGCCCACGCGCGGCTTGCGAGCCTGATGCGGGAGGCGGAATCCCGCGGCATCGTGGTGCCTGCGAAGGACGCGGTCACGATCGATCTCCTCGACCTCGAAGAGGAGCAGAACATCATCAAGTCTCTCGCGAAGTATCCCGAGGTCATCGAGGACGCCGCCCTGGCCTATGAGCCCCACCGGCTCACGTTCTATCTGCAGGACCTAGCCGGGCTGCTGCACAACTATTATTTCAAGCACCGTGTGATCACCGAGGACAGGGGCCGGACCGGGGCCAGGCTCTTTCTCATGAAGCAGGTCAAGACCGTCATCCAGAGTGCGCTCAGGATCCTCGGCGTGAACGCGCCGGAACGGATGTGA
- the tgt gene encoding tRNA guanosine(34) transglycosylase Tgt produces MAFSFSLIKKDPASSARLGKIVTSHGEISTPVFMPVGTQATVKTLSPDDLAGLGAEIILSNTYHLFLRPGHELIREFGGLQKFMAWHRPVLTDSGGFQVFSLADLRKITEEGVTFQSHIDGGAKHFITPEYAVEIQEALGADIIMAFDECIPFPATHDYARASLERTIRWAKRCAVAKKETGQALFGIVQGGMYPELRKQSAEALLDIGFDGYALGGLSVGETKPVMYEMIEASVPSLPADQPRYLMGVGTPEDLVEGVERGIDMFDCVMPTRNARNGTFFTSFGKLVIRNSRYERDPDPIDPECGCPTCRNFTRAYLRHLFNANEVLALRLGTVHNVFFYLDLMRKVRTSIEQGGFREFKREFLSMRESAPS; encoded by the coding sequence ATGGCTTTCAGCTTTTCTTTGATAAAAAAAGATCCTGCCTCCTCCGCCCGGCTCGGGAAGATCGTTACTTCCCACGGCGAGATCAGTACGCCGGTCTTCATGCCGGTCGGAACGCAGGCAACGGTCAAGACGCTGTCTCCCGACGACCTCGCCGGCCTTGGCGCGGAGATCATCCTCTCGAACACGTACCACCTGTTCCTGAGGCCGGGGCATGAGCTGATACGGGAATTCGGCGGGCTCCAGAAGTTCATGGCATGGCACCGGCCGGTCCTGACGGACAGCGGCGGGTTCCAGGTCTTCAGCCTGGCGGACCTCCGGAAGATCACCGAGGAGGGGGTCACGTTCCAGTCCCACATCGACGGCGGAGCGAAGCATTTCATCACGCCCGAGTACGCCGTCGAGATCCAGGAAGCGCTCGGCGCGGACATCATCATGGCCTTCGACGAGTGCATCCCGTTCCCGGCGACGCATGATTACGCGAGAGCGTCGCTGGAGCGGACGATCCGGTGGGCGAAGCGGTGCGCCGTAGCGAAGAAGGAAACCGGCCAGGCGCTGTTCGGCATCGTCCAGGGCGGCATGTACCCCGAGCTCCGGAAGCAGTCCGCCGAAGCGCTCCTGGACATCGGGTTCGATGGCTACGCGCTGGGCGGTCTGTCGGTCGGCGAGACCAAGCCGGTGATGTATGAGATGATCGAGGCGTCGGTGCCGTCGCTGCCCGCAGACCAGCCGCGCTACCTGATGGGGGTCGGAACACCTGAGGACCTCGTGGAGGGCGTGGAGCGCGGCATCGACATGTTCGACTGTGTGATGCCGACCCGGAACGCGCGGAACGGCACGTTCTTCACCTCCTTTGGAAAGCTGGTGATCAGGAACAGCCGGTACGAGCGGGACCCGGACCCAATCGATCCGGAGTGCGGCTGCCCTACGTGCAGAAATTTCACGCGGGCGTATCTCCGGCACCTGTTCAATGCGAACGAAGTGCTGGCCCTGAGGCTGGGCACGGTCCATAATGTTTTTTTCTACCTCGACCTGATGCGGAAGGTGAGAACAAGCATCGAGCAGGGTGGGTTCCGGGAGTTCAAGAGAGAGTTTCTGTCGATGCGCGAAAGCGCCCCATCGTAG